The Alkalinema sp. FACHB-956 genome includes a region encoding these proteins:
- a CDS encoding DUF1822 family protein, whose amino-acid sequence MTNFLIDTPDLFELEPLSLDAIELTDQQIQQALQASQQAPSAQQWAVYLEALAQVGLQTWLSDRGLQPSLATTSPTHGAVQIQGFQVQSLAMTSVDEETVTVPGVLLTDPAHFYVLVQVMEEQNQAWVTGFIAQTDLQAQLAGQTADATGSYELALAACDREPGHLLLNLRCADPAMFPLEHQASVSQSVLQAMPQRVTDAAQEVAQSVSRSVMNVGRWLQGQLDQVAEELAWVLLPPNALATAGAMRSGETSALELARLLQSLERQGTQIPVDARGGYQDLSLADAPLRLYAITGTVEGPEPEWSLLVVLGAQADRLPPGVTLQISDPTGILVEQTFDPASQDAYLFAQVIGTYEEAFTVSIGLPNGQVETLPQFAFQPN is encoded by the coding sequence ATGACGAACTTTTTAATCGATACCCCGGATTTGTTTGAACTGGAACCGTTATCCCTGGATGCGATCGAATTGACGGATCAGCAAATCCAGCAGGCATTACAGGCCAGTCAACAGGCTCCCTCGGCTCAACAGTGGGCCGTCTACTTAGAAGCATTGGCCCAGGTAGGCTTGCAAACTTGGCTGAGCGATCGGGGGTTGCAGCCCAGCCTAGCCACCACCAGCCCGACGCACGGTGCTGTGCAAATCCAGGGGTTTCAGGTGCAGTCGTTAGCCATGACCAGCGTGGATGAGGAAACGGTGACGGTGCCCGGAGTACTGCTCACGGATCCAGCCCATTTTTATGTCCTCGTGCAAGTCATGGAGGAGCAAAACCAGGCTTGGGTGACGGGATTTATTGCCCAGACAGATCTGCAAGCGCAACTGGCTGGACAGACAGCGGATGCGACTGGAAGCTATGAACTTGCTTTGGCGGCCTGCGATCGGGAGCCGGGGCACCTGTTGCTCAATCTACGCTGTGCCGATCCCGCAATGTTCCCCTTGGAGCATCAGGCATCGGTATCGCAATCGGTCTTGCAGGCCATGCCGCAACGGGTTACTGACGCAGCCCAAGAGGTTGCCCAATCGGTTTCGCGATCGGTGATGAACGTGGGACGTTGGTTGCAGGGGCAGTTGGATCAGGTCGCGGAGGAATTGGCCTGGGTCTTGTTGCCGCCCAATGCCTTGGCGACGGCGGGGGCGATGCGATCGGGGGAAACGTCGGCGTTGGAGTTAGCGCGATTGCTGCAATCCTTGGAGCGGCAGGGCACCCAAATTCCCGTTGATGCGCGGGGCGGTTACCAGGATCTCTCACTGGCCGATGCACCGTTGCGGCTGTATGCCATTACGGGCACGGTGGAGGGGCCAGAACCGGAATGGTCGTTGCTGGTGGTGTTGGGGGCACAGGCCGATCGGCTTCCCCCAGGGGTCACGTTGCAAATTAGCGATCCGACGGGCATTTTGGTCGAACAAACCTTTGATCCGGCCAGTCAAGATGCCTACCTGTTTGCCCAGGTGATTGGCACCTATGAGGAAGCCTTTACGGTGTCGATCGGGTTACCCAATGGTCAGGTCGAAACCCTACCGCAATTTGCCTTCCAACCGAACTAG